The DNA region AgttctttcttttataattttcatttaaaattattaactttatcattttaatatgctaaatcttactggaaaaaaaactgttttgctGATACCAAAATTTCTaccattaattatatattttatggacAATGAAGAAGGAAATATTAAGATAAACATTTAATTAACTATTATCCAAACAATCAAAAACCTTATTCTTCATCATGTTGGTTCTAGaaaatcatcatcattcaaaagataaaaagccATGGTCTTTAGTAGTTGATAAATCAAAATTCTCAATCCAAGCTCCTTTGAGGGAGGGCATTTGTCAGCACAAGCCTTGTGGTATTGTCAACCGATCCAGGAGGAAGGACCTCCATAACAATGCCATTAGTCTCCTAAGCAGCCCACTTATTCACTTGTTTTGGCACTTCAGCAGCCTTTATCACCACCATCAACACGACGGCTGTTGGCTTCCCTATTGAATTTACAGATTTCATAATTAACAGATGATTATTATAAGTTCCATTAACAGAAAAAATGTAACATAAGATTTGTCCATAAACGGATCGAGTAAGGGAGCTGAGCGGAGATTTAGACGTGGACTCAAGGAAGGAGGGTACCTGATCGAGTGTGAAGGCCTTGGACCCGGAAACGATGAGGCTGAGTAACATGCCTTTACGATACGACCCATTTATCATCGCACAGATGGCCTATATAGATTTCGAGGCCTTCTTCTTGTGTTCGGTGTGTTTTAAAGTCCAAATGTGGcatctgttttgttttgttttttccttctacGGTGAGCCCTATGCCATTAATCCAATTTAAAGATTATACTATTATAGTGTCCATCTTGGGCTCCAAATTTTCTTCGACACTTTTGTCTGCTGATTATGGAATTGTGggcttatttaaaaaaaaaaaaaattatattttcatgttaacttaaaaaaacattaaaaaaaatttaaaatttataaaaactctAGTTGAAACGATATCCCAAACATTCTCtaagatatatttaaatttgttaagATAGCTTAATGTatagtaaattaaaatgaattataatacttaattttttattaatttaacgttgaaacatgaaattaaaacaatatgagTTAACTGGGTTAACTCGCTAAACACGCGGCCAGGATTATGATATTGGGATAATTCCATAAAAATCGTATCAAAAAAagttatgaaacttaattctaatAAATCgatattaaatgatgaagttttttaaaaaaatctaaattaaaaaaaaaggaaaaaataaatcacttcTAGTGAATGATTATGGAATCAAGGTGGACTTTGTGGTAAtgatagtatttattttttaaagtatttttatttaaaaacatattaaaaaattattattttttatatttgcatatcaaaacaactcataaaacataaaaaaaaataatttaaaacaaaataaattcaaattttttaaaaactccaGTTGAAACAATGTCTCAAACACCTTCTAAGATGCATTATGGTGTTTAAATTTGTTAAGATAGTTTGATaaacaacaaactaaaataGATTATGATgttcaatttttcattaatctaacgttgaaatataaaatttgaaaaaaattaattaaaaaaaaatataaaaaaaaatttgagttaactAAGTTAATCCGTTGCAACCAGAGTCATGATgatgagataattttataaaagtatatcaaaataaattatgaaatttaatgttaaataaactctaaataaaaaaaagaaaaaaaataaatcacttcTAGTGAAGTGAATGATTTGTGAAGACGGAACACGAATTCCCCTCCCCTAGTGTTGTTGTAataatatttagtatttttttaattttaatttgaaagaaaatttgagaTTTGATGATAATTGAGGGCCCATCCACCAAAAACTCGAATAccctgtaataataataataaacaaaagataCCAGCACACTCAATTAAATTATAGTAGCTCgacattcatattaaaaaaataataagattgttgtatttcaaagtttattttgtAGAGGTATGGCTGCTTTCAACGTGATAAACGACACTCGAGTCAAAGAATCTCTTTGGCTACCCCACAAATCAGTTTGACTCGGACTTCGCATTGCTGTGCCTATGTGAGCAACTTGTCGAAAGGTAGTCTATATAATACTGTCCGTTACAAAtcgaattattttatttgcctTCAACCACCTCCTCGACTGAATTCTGTCGAGAGACTAATCTTACCGCCTCTCGGGATAGACCATACTCCCTGTttggttcattttttcttttttgtcgtTTTAGTAACTTCTACTTTTCAAAGAGCCctcatcttatattttttaaggtgttttttcaacgttgatattaaaaataaaaaatatattattttattttttaaaaattgaaaggtattttttttaaatagcgtgcattaaattatcaaatacaaaattatattatcaCTAAACTACTAATTAAACCTGCTGTCATCACAATTTCACAAGTAAGGAATCCTTCTTGATTAATCTATCCTAAAGATGACAAACTATGTCAAGGCTGTGGAGGGAAGATACCGCTGCAGAAGAGACCATGACATGTTTTCTACTACAGTTTAAGGATtggaacaagaacaagaaccaAATgccaaaacttcattttcataGAAATGTTATGTTTCTTCCTAAAGCCTCACACAACTTCACACGAAACATATTAAATCCTTGAGTCTCTGTCTCCTTCAAATTCAGAAACATTGACcgaaatataattatatgaaGATGCTCTGTTGTCAAATGCGAGTAGTTTTATTATGATCGATCAATTGGTTGATTTTCGTTGTTGTTATTCACAAAGTCTTCTACTCGTGAGCCTCGATtaattctctctttcttttggcTGGAGCCCAGAATGTATCGAattcttttttcaagttttatgtaacgagttaactttttttaaaagattaaatttttttttgatatttataagtttttttaaaaaaaaaacaaatagctcTAAATTATTGggattttgtttattaaattcaatattttttttaaattattttgaaattaacttaaaaacaaTCTAATTAGGTTATAAACTAATTAACATaactaattaaaactaaaaacaaattaaaattttcaaatctaaatagaaaacacattcaaaaataaagaaaattcaactaGTTAGTTAATTTTGCAAGGAATTGAGTCggtaaaataaattcataaaatttcagcttgattcaataattaaattaaaaattatatctattATAGAATTTATTTGACATGTCtgtaatttttattagatttaaatttattgatatacATCATCCTATTCccttttaaaaactataaatttgatAATGGATGAATCGCATTACAATTAATTATTTGGAAATCATCGAATCAGATATTCAATTCTGGTGAtcaatatttgatatatttccaTGACAACATGAAGATCGACGCCACTAATCAATAAATCTGGCTAAAATGCATCAATGATTATGACAATGTATACGAAGGTGATCAATGCATTCTCTAgaaaccaaatataaaagacAGTAAATATCTCTTGCTTCGAAAACACCCTTTATGATCAAGACTCCTCTAGTGTCGATTTTCCCAAGAATGTTCATCCAACATAAGATTTCAACCTTGGATCAAGGAGCCAATCCTTTCCATATACCATTGAAAAGTTGCATAGATTAATTTTTCCCAAAGATAATATCGTACTGCCACGTACGCTTGGAATAGACTAAATAAACCCTTTTAGAATTAGATTTACAGACTAGTTTATCATCAACTTCACAATCTAGTACCACACAAGACAGTTTATTGAATAAATTCTCAAATGACCTGGTCTCTGTTCTTCTGTTCTTCTCAAGTTTCGGATATCGCACTCAAATTTGTTAAATACATCGATTAAAAGGAGAGTTTTGTTGAAATAAACCAGACTTTCACGAGAAGGGAAGATATATTAGATGCATAGATGAGCCCGGTAATTGTCACATGTTAAAAAGGAATGGAGAATAGAGGAGCTTATCTATAAAATATATCCATGACCTAAGAATTCTAAGTTTTTAAGTTAGAGGTGGCCGTATCCTTCTTTATATACGTGTAGCAAGGTCCTCGTAAATTCCATAAAAACGTAAAAGCCAATAAATCTCTGTCAGGATCCAGACAACTCActcactcacacacacacacacacacacacacacacacacacacataatcaATTACAAGAGGATGGTTTGCGGAATATTAAAACACTCAAATCCCTCACGAACAGGAACGTGCCAACAAATTCAGGAGAGGCATTAAACAATACAGGTTGCCAGGTAGCAAATTAGTCAAAGTATAGGAAGAGATAGGGAGGTATCATAAGAAACAAAACCTACCTAAAATGTTGCTCATGCTACTGTAAGCCTTTTGATTCCTTCTCAACAAATTATATCTTTCAACTTGTctgtctgtctctctctctgtataaaTATACATCTAAGTGTATGGTTTTAGATCATACCATCTCTTCTCAAGCAACATTTCCTCCACGCAAAAGGGACTCAACAAAATGGTAAAGCCAGCTGAATTATTTCAAGTCCTGTGTATATATACAACCTTTCTTCAACGATCCGATAGCCAACGGATTGTCTTTCTAATGGCTAATTAAACCGTCtagttcatttgttttttgctcACTTTTCCCTTTCATTCTAGTATTGCATATTGTACTCTCTTTGGAAGCttatttatagagttttttattatttttcctaaaCAGGGCATCTCAAGAGATGTTAAAATCGAACCCAAGCCAGAAAGAAGGCTAGGAGGAAACAGAGCTGCATTCTTTGTATACAGTAAGAATGTTGTTAATTGCTACAAGCATGTGTGTGTCTacttctgtgtgtgtgtgtgagcgCGTGCCATGCATATGTGCATAAAAGTGGATTTGATTCCCAGATTATGAGCTAAATGATGTTAGTTTTGGTGAATTTGCGCAGCTATGGAGGGACTAGAAAACATGGCATTCGTCTGTATGGTTGCGAGCCTGATGACTTATTTCTCTGGGTACATGAACTTCAGCCTAACCAAATCTGCCACTACACTTACCAACTTCGTTGGTACTTCTTTCCTAATGGCGCTGTTCGGAGGGTTCATATGTGATACCTACTGGACAAGATTCAAGACTTGTGTCTTGTTTGGATGCGTGGAGTTCTTGGTATGTTTATCAATTAATCTCCTAATCATGGCCATGCATTTCTAATCAATTATGCTATCATTGGAAAATCATGAAGTGTCAAACTTCTAGTTAAGAATCATGAATTATTCTGTATCATTTGGCctattttattggaaaaaaggCTTCCATGCATCTGCCACGATTTCCAAACTTGATAGAGTATGATGCAGACAACAGGCCATGCATGTCATTAAACGAAAATTGTGtaaatatgtatattttatcTCGTTTATAATTGTTATAATCAAGTTTATATTACATTTCATTAAGTAAACCAAGCTATCAATCATCTagataaattaactaaatttaacaaggtgaatatttttctttttaaaaaaatcttgggtATCCaggttattttctaaaaaatttcaaaatataaatcaaaaaatcCATTCAAgtatatttatgtaaataaaaacaatcattaacaataaccaaaaaaaaattgaaaaaattaagagatggaTGTAAGTCAGGATATTTAATATCACAATATGAGTTATTTACATGGTTGTATTTGATgaacttatttataaaaatcaattcatagCAGAAATtgacacacacataaaatttattaaataaaataaattaaaaaatttcatacaaggctgcacatattaaaaaatttataaaaatataaatgttttttattttaaaaaataagtttaatctatataaaatatatatatatatatatataaaaaataaaccacactaacctcataaaaatattaaacactctctatataattaaaaaataattgttatttcaaAAAGACTAAATATACCAAAAGAATCACAAAGAAAGGGTATTAATCAAAACACAaatgcaaaaattattttgaaaaatacatataaaaaagtagtaaatttttttttaaaagtagagAATAAAATGGGTGGACAACTCATTGTCCACCCCattctttgtcaaaataaaaaagacaattcATCATCCATCTCAGCAAACGATGTATTGTCtgttaattctaaaatttgGTCACTGGTGTAGCtggaaaaacaagatttttttaatcaaaaacacctagaaaacaTCATTGAAACCTTGTTAAACCAATCTATGACTTccaaatacacaaaaaaaacacttcaaaatccaaaatcaacctTAAACTAGAAACCTTTTCGAGctcagatttgtttttataggtgttttcaaggttaaaaaaaaaaaactaatcttaaTTATATAGAaccttttgatataaaaatagattatttttgaTAACTTAAATCTTCTCTAATAATAACTTTCTTTTTCTAAGATGGAATTTGGTGATCTCTTCTCCacccaaaaaaaactaaaaaaaaaaaaaattaataataaaatgtatatttttagaattataagGATCTGTCACCtagcagataaaaaaaaaggaggataaaaataaaattttgaaacaaaCTTCAAAGCCATCATTTatgttaactttattttttactttagtcttttattttttaattcaaccctcacccctaaaaaatatataattaggtttgcttttaaaagctaaataatgaaaatgaaaaattcaaaaataaagtcataatttttaaaaaatctcaatattaCATTCCACAGtgaggaaaaacaataaaagcgTCTACAGTCAAAGAGCCgcgtctttttttatattatatgcaatacacacacacacacacaaatgcaAATTATGATGACGgatagatttttttgttatatttcttAAAGATTGGAGAAAAGATGGTGTTTAAAAATGTTGTGTTTTCCAGGGATATGCCCTCCTAACGGTTCAAGCACACTTCCACCAACTAAGACCAATTCCTTGCAAAGGCGTTTCATCTGATCAGTGTGAGGCTGCTGATGGTATCCAATCTGCAATACTTTTCACCGGTCTTTACCTTATTGCATTTGGTACTAGTGGCATCAAAGCAGCTCTGCCATCTTTAGGAGCTGACCAATTCGACGAGAACGACCCCAAGGAGGCAATTCAACTGTCTAGTTTCTTCAACTGGTTCTTGCTTAGCCTCACCATTGGAGCTATAATAGGAGTCACTGTTATTGTATGGTTAAGTGCTAGCCAAGGCTGGGATTTGGGGTTTGGTGTGTGTGCCATAGCAGTCTTTTTCGCCATTATCTGTGTAAGCATGGGCAAGTCCTTGTATCGGAACAATGTACCTAAGGGAAGCCCCCTCGCACGCGTTGCACAGGTAATTTTAACTTCCTAAAAGAGCTTGTATTGATCGAGATTGTACCTTCCCTCTGATCATTAGTCTTGGTGTGTTAGATAAATGAACTTCTCCTTTAATTTGTTCATAAATGTAGGTATTTGTGGCTGCAATCCGGAATCGCGACCTTCCAATTCCAGAGAGGGCTGAGGAATTACATGAAATTCATGACAAAGAAGCGGGGGTGAAACAAGAAATTCTTCCGAGGACTGGCCAATTcaggtataaaaatataaaatggtcAACTTTGTTGCAACAAATCATAACCACAACGGGATACTAAAGCACATGTATTTCTGCCATATTCCAGGTTCTTGGACCGGGCAGCAATCGCGAACACTACTGACTGTGCATCAACATCAATCAACCCTTGGAAGCTGTGCACAGTGACACAAGTTGAAGAAACAAAGATCTTGCTTCGCATGCTTCCAGTTATACTTAGCACAGTTTTCATGAACA from Populus alba chromosome 14, ASM523922v2, whole genome shotgun sequence includes:
- the LOC118034190 gene encoding protein NRT1/ PTR FAMILY 4.5, which produces MGISRDVKIEPKPERRLGGNRAAFFVYTMEGLENMAFVCMVASLMTYFSGYMNFSLTKSATTLTNFVGTSFLMALFGGFICDTYWTRFKTCVLFGCVEFLGYALLTVQAHFHQLRPIPCKGVSSDQCEAADGIQSAILFTGLYLIAFGTSGIKAALPSLGADQFDENDPKEAIQLSSFFNWFLLSLTIGAIIGVTVIVWLSASQGWDLGFGVCAIAVFFAIICVSMGKSLYRNNVPKGSPLARVAQVFVAAIRNRDLPIPERAEELHEIHDKEAGVKQEILPRTGQFRFLDRAAIANTTDCASTSINPWKLCTVTQVEETKILLRMLPVILSTVFMNTCLAQLQTFSVQQSTTMDTRVFGFKVPGPSLPVIPLLFIFVMIPIYERFFVPLARKITGIPTGIRHLQRVGVGLVLSAISMAVSGVVETWRKSVAIEHNMVDSTEPLPMNFLWLGFQFAIFGAADMFTLVGLLEFFYAESSAGMKSLGTAISWCSVAFGYFLSSVVVQVVNKVTGGWLASDNLNRDKLNYFYWLLAGISTVNFGVYLTCASWYRYKDRGAMKQIENGGEDDAKGNVQMVEI